DNA sequence from the Malus domestica chromosome 06, GDT2T_hap1 genome:
AACATGACGTCGGATTTAGTGTCGCTTACAAGCGTCATAAAATGTCTACgtcgcttttaaaccgacgtaaacatttaatgtcgcttataaccgacatataatttaataattttaaatactgGCGTCGCTTTAAACAAAACAGTGTCACTAttaagcgacataaagtatTGGTGTCGCTTCTAGGTGAcactaattaatttaataattttataaccctaaaaaaatactataataattatatatattaatttaacaattttatacccctaaaaattataataattatatatatatatatatatattatattaaatactaaaaattggtgaccattggatcggcttaaatatacatatcattcaatttcttaagtgttgtacgtacataataaataaatttaaatctacttaatatatatatacacaccattgaacttgatgagatacgaattctacgaaactaattttaacgatcaaaccatcaaacttgtttgtatatgcttcgagatcgcatcagcaaaaaatcgcaaacaacaaacattcagagatcaagtaacgggacaaaactttttgagggttatcaacgaaaaatcacgatttaacggttattttaactccgattttgataattttttacaactacactccttgaccctatatgaatataatgaattaactcgatcttcaatttcaaatatttacattagtgtataccaataaatcttatgttatacttaataaaagtatgaataaactcttaagcattagtgaatctattgttttgatgggatatgcattctacgaaactagtttcaacgatccaaccgtcaaacatatttgtatatacttcaagattgcatacgccaaaaattacaaaataaacattcagagatcaagtaacaggataaaacttttcaacggttatcaacgaaaaatcatgatttaatggttattttaactccgattttgatgattttttacagatacactccttgaccatatatgaatacaatgaattaactcgatcttcaatttcaaatatttacactagtggataccaataaatcttatgttatacttaatgaaagtatgaataaactcttaagtgttagtgaatttattgttttgatgggatacgcattctacgaaactagtttcaacgatccaaccatcaaacatgtttgtatatacttcgagatcgcatacaccaaaaattacaaaaaacaaacattcagagatcaagtaacgggataaaatttttcgacggttatcaacaaaaaatcacgatttaacggttattttaactccgattttgataattttttacacctacactccttgaccctatatcaatacaatgaatgaatttgatcttcaatttaaaatatttacactagtggataccacaaatattttgttatacttaatgaaagtataaataaactctaagtgttagtgaatctatcgttttgatgaaatacgcattctacgaaactaatttcaacgatccaaccgtcaaacttgtttgtttatgcttcgagatcgcatacgccaaaaatcgcaaaaaacaaacattaagagatcaagtaacgagacaaaacgtttcgacgattataaacgaaaaatcacgatttaacggttattttaactccgattttgatgattttttatagctacactccttgactctatatgaatacaatgaatgaattcgatctttaatttaaaatatttacactagtggataccacaaatcttatgttatacttaatgaaagtataaataaactctaagtgttagtgaatctatcgttttgcaatttttggcgtatgcaatcttgaagtatatccaaacatgtttgacggttggattgttgaaactagtttcgtagaatgcatatcccataaaaacaatagattcactaacgtttaagagtttattcatattttcattaagtataacataagattttgtggtatccactactgtaaatattttaaattgaagatcgaattcattcattgtatttatagggtcaaggagtgtaactgtaaaaatcatcaaaatcggagttaaaataactgttaaatcgtgattttttttataaccagctGAGGGATTTGTTTGAAGTATTAGAGGATAACGATACAATTGATGATTATGCCATACCTAACCTGAATGATCGAATTTTTGATAATGAAAATTTCCATACAAGGGTTGGCGTGGAAGAAACTCCTTTTCTTGAATCATTACTGTTGCCTATTGAGTTCGTTAATCATGCCAATGCCAACGAGGAGCTAACAGATGATGACatggaataaatatattaattattttatgtattaattAGACCATTTTCAATTCATATGTTATAATATCTTatcataaaattataattctgttttttattaagtattatacataagttaaattttatttattaaaatattatatgagATAGCTTATTTTTTAACTTTGGTTAAACTTTTTGGGCGGGAATTTTCTTGAAACATTTTGGGTGGGAATTTTCCTGGTTTTGTTGCATGGGGAAATGGATAGCAACAACTTTTTCTATCAGTCAGATTTtgcgtcggttttaaccgacacaaCCTCATCTTAGTTCGATGCAAAGTTGCCTTAAACCGACGCAAAATTGTCTCATTTTGAGACCACCTGCTATGACAGTCAAATATGTCAGACTAACATCGATTTAATCCGACCCAAAATTGTCCTATTTCGACGCCAACCCTTTCAGTCAGAGTGAGTCACGATTTCAGTCAAATGTACGTCAGGCCTCGTCTTTCTAGGTTGTGTCAGTCTTActgtcggtttaaaccgacgcaAAGTTTTATTATTCAGATGTTATGCGTTCATATTTCGACACAGTTATGGATACCGTCGGTTTTGAACCGATGTTAAGTTTTTTTTCCATATTTAAATGCCCTTCTTTCCCAACACTACCGTACTTCCAATTCTCTTTCATTTCTCTCTCGCCCATTTTAGCCATTCTCTTCCTCCTTCCACTAATTTTGCTATGGATAATTCTAGTGAAGATCAACGTTCTGAGGAACTTCATTTGAAAGAGGAGTTTGAAGGTGGTTCTATTTagagttatttttattttccctttttgttttgtgtttaaaCTAGTATTGTGCATTAACTGAAAATTTACAtttgtttcttggtttttaattgcttttttttttgtgttaatAAGGAACATCTCAACGGAGGTGCGGACCCTCAATTCCTAAATGGACAAAACAGCTTTATTCGTTTGATGCGTCCGGAAAATGCATTAGTGATAATTCTAGTGCATTTTCAAAGTATGTTGCAGCGGAGGTTAGAGACCATAGAAATCTCCCGTTGAAGAGGGATTGgtgtaaggccatctccaaccgatggctggccagagggctcgttttagccctctggccctctaagattctccaaaatataaatattttaatgaatagtacatgaccatatttacctccatctccaaccgaaggctagaGGGCCAGagagctcgttttagccctttcacaaaaaatcgtctccaaccgagggccaaaggaccATAGAGCCAAACACAATTTAttaaactacaacttaaattcaaatccaacggctaagtgacatcagctagccgttggatttgaatttttttttttttgctataaaaagggtggatattgggatataattcacacaactttgaattcaatctatttaaattcaatctctttcaattcaagtttgcaatgaattccaactttggatcatTTTTCAGATTCCAACTGGGGGCCCTCATACAATTACAAAAGAGAAGCAAAATGGGCGCAAATGAGacaagaagatgaggagtctgatgaagaagttcaagtaaggcgcaacaaacaaaacatagcagcagccatggctgctgccgtggtgtgtcagccaactgaggaacaacctcaatagggtggctctattgctggtcgctcttacaaaccacgaaacagagTGATAACGCATAccaatctgatgaacaactacttcgaCCCCAACTCGATGTacacagaagaggatttcagacgTCACTTCCGGATAAGGCGTCATGTCTTTGAGCGTTTACTTTGTGATGTCCAGcaggtcaatccatactttcgacAGAAGCGGGACAGAGCAGGCCACCCTAGTTTCTTacctcatcagaaggttactGTTGCACTTCGAATGATGGCCTATGGCTCCCTAGCTGATTCGATTGATGAAACTcatggtatgtctgagtctacatgTCTTGATactcttcaagaattttgtgacacaattgttcagctttacaaagacgagtacctccgcaagccaaatcaagaagatctgaATCGGCTCCTTCACAAAGATGAAGAGCATGGGTTTCCAGGCATGGtagggtcattagactgcatgcattgggattggaagaactgtcccaccgaatggcaatgaggctttagcggaaggtcgagaaagccaactgttgtgttataggcggttgcctcatatgacacatggatctagcatgctttctttggagtccctggatcccaaaatgacattacagttcttgggcgttcacccctcttcaataacttgacggaaggtaaagcacctcaaattgactactacatcaacaGCCGTCAATACAATATGGGTTATTATTTGGTAGAtggcatctacccaaagtggacgacacttgtccaagcaattccaaaccctaggaatgacgcggaaaagttgtttaccttaaACCAAGAGGCATAtcggaaagatgttgagagagcttttggtattctacaagcacggtggaagatcattagcgaaccggcaagagggtggagtcgagaaaatttggactccatcatgatgtcttacatcatattacacaatatgatagtggaggatgagcgaggtgggtatattgatggagagtctgATGACGACCAAaaagatccaaataggtcaagaagggctcgtgcaaaaatatatgatgagcctaatttgcctttcaatccaagaactggtagtatctctataGATGAGTACATAaggcgctatagaatgatacATTCTCGTGCCACAAACAAATACCtacaacaagatcttgttgcacatctttgggcccaaagaagcatggagtaggcatttacgttttatgtttttaaatgtttttaaaaatgttgtttaagttttatgttgtataatttttatgttggttaatgttatttaatgttgtttcatattgtttaatgttgtttcatgttatttaatttaatttaatgttgtataatggcttaggaagttataggaaaaaaaatggaattaaaaaaaatatgaaacaaattttgtgaaatagaagttataggaaaaaaatggaatttaaaaaaaatatgaaacaaattttgtgaaatagaagttataagaaaaaatagaagttatatgaaaatttttgtaaataaaaaaaaataataataatgtaaaaaaaaaaatcaaatcaaatgcaacggctagtagccgtttcatttgatttttttcttaataaatcctgtcggttataaccgacaggaataacaaaacattaaaaaaaataacccACTCGGGGCTGGCTGGTTGGACAAAAGCAGCCAGCcttttggccctttggccctttgaaattCTGTGGGGCCCTCATAGATTctcgagccctctggcctagccctcggttggagacggttttagggctattttcggtcctctggacccttcggttggagatattTTTTGGAATAGAATAAAGGTATAGATATTTTTATTgtgacttgaaaaaaaaaatataagtcaATGATTGTAATAGTAATTGATTAACTTGATTTTTCTGATTTATGAttgtttgaatatttttatcatGTTAGTATAtcattgttattaatttttattatctatagcttattttttttatttacgatgtgaatattattattttttaaattgtaatGCAAGGCAACAATGGAGAGCAATCTGCAAACTTTGATTGAGGCGGGCCAAAAGGATAATGAAGAACTTAGGACCCGAGTGTATGTTGATACAATGGGTCCTGAGAATCATAATAGAGTCAAATGATATGGTCATGGGGTGACTCCTGATATGGTGTCTTAtgcatcttcttcatcttctacatCAAATTCCTCCAGGAGGTCATCTAAGAGTGCAATGGCAGTGCTGTTGACTCAAAACAATGAGTTGAAAATGAGGGacgaaaataataataaatggaTAACGGACCTAGAGAACAAGCATAAAGGGATTCAGATTTTTTTATTATggcactttttttcttttcaattatttttattattgtttatttttttgggtcaaaattaTTATTGTTTGTTTTGGCCAAAATATTTCGATTATATAATCTTTTTGAGTTATAATTATATGAGAACGAATACAGAAGGgattcagattttttttattatgattattaatgGTGGTGTCGCTTTAAACCGTCACTAGTTCgcgtattttatttatttaatcgtTATCTAATAATTATTATCAAAGATGGCGTCGCTTTAAAGTGTCACTAGTttgcatattttattatttaattgttatatAACGTCGCTTTAAACCAACGTAAGGTTTGAGTGTGTGTCGCTTTAAACCGACGTTGCTGTCAGTGTCGCTTTAAACCGACGCTGTTTAGTGGCAGATTAAGCTATCAAACTGACACTTAAGCCCTTTTGTGACGGTAGCAATAGTGTCGCTATTCCAATCTGACATTACACTGTTTTATGTCGGATTTTTGCCAAAATTCCGACAGAAATCGggtttcttgtcggtttttgTTCCGCCGATGATAGCCTGTATTGTAGTagttttttttcgtcccagagtcatacctaaagtgtaaattttgggatagtctcatacatctgttagtcaaactgttaagtctaccgttaactgatgatgtggcgcctatgtggacaatgactgggcaccacgtgtcattaaaaaaaaactattaaaataattaattaaaaaagtatttataaaaagaaaataaaaactgcGTGTCTTCTATCTCACCTCCTTTACTCTCTGCACCGCCAAATCATAGAAAGAAAAAGGGCCACCCTTCTTCTTCAACCTGAGCTCTCAAATGGTCTACAACCAAACCATCAAAACCTCAATTGAAGTCTGACTTATAGTTCTCCAATTTCTAAACTTTCTAATTATTTATGTGATTGAATTTGATTTGACTTTTATGGTTTAATTCTGGGTTCTGTTTTGATTTGGGGAAGATTGCAGCTTTCGTTTGATTTCGGGAAGAAAACGACTATGGTAGGGATCAGGGGAGTCGAAGAGGGAAGAGGTGGGTCGGCAAGGTGAAGAAGGATGAGGGATGAGCGGGACGAGCACAGCGAACGTGGCGACTCATACGCCAGTGCAAATAGGTAGATTTTCCATTCAAATCCaaactaaaaacataaaaattgaaGCATTTCCTTTCCTAAATCTACCCAACGACCAGCCCACCAACCAACCAATTTATAAAATCCTTAATCTAAAACCTTAACAACCTAACCCCCGAACCCATAAAAAGTCCTACCCTGCCTCTTGAGCTCATAGACGACGTCCATCGTCGTCACAGTCTTCCTCTTGGCGTGCTCAATGTAAGTCACGGCGATGAGGTCTCCGGCAAAGGGAAAAAAGTGCTTGGACGACGGTGGGGATGGGTCTTCCTTTCTCCATGTTTGTGGGGTTAGGAATGGAATTTATGAAAGAGAATTGGAAATAAGATTGGGGTGGGGACGATAGAGAAAGGGATGGGAGTGGATCCACAAGGGAGGGGATGTGGTTGGAATAATGGTCGGAAGAGGGGGAAGGATAGATGTGCAGACGTTGGGGTAGGTGTAgtggagagaaaggagggagaagggaggagggagaagggaggaggTCGGGGTGGGGAAGACAAATGGgttctaggttttttttttaatacttttttaattaatttttttaatagtttaattttttaatttttttaatgacatgtggcgcccagtcattgtccacataggcgccacatcatcagttaacagcaaacttaacagtttgactaatagttgtatgagactgtcccaaaatttacactttaggtatgattctgggatgaaaaaaatttgatatatcaaatgttgaaaaccacgaaacttgaggTAGTAAACAGAGATTTACCCTAAGTTTTTTTGACAATAATTGCATTCAAATTCAATATTTCCTCCTCCTTTATTTCCCACTCTTTCGAGCTTTTTGACATACTTCCATAGCGGAGCATTATAATTTTCAACAATCTCATCCAAATTAGCATTATCATTCGCATGATTAATAGGATGATTCATTTTCCTAAATTAACAAACATATAAACAATAAGAGTCAATCCACTATATAAACAGAGACTATTACATGAGAAATTTATATTAACTTAAGAGATAAAAAATGCATCATGaaagcatatacataaaatattataatcTAAATATCTAGACCAGTGTATTTCCAATTTGATAAAACTAAGAGGTGTAGTCAaactaagattttaaagaattttaaagaattttaaaagtGATAAATTTGATAGGATTTAGGAAGATTTAAGACtcctacaaaattcatatgaattttaaagaatttgaatggatttagtttgtaaattttgatggattgtggtggattttcatataattttttttattgatctttccttttttttttcttttttttttaagactatACAAGGCAGCGATTGAATCTGCCGGATCTCAAATTCCAATCGATTTCAACCCATTTTTTCAGCAACCAGAGGCTTGGGATCTTAAATTCATAGTCTTGGAGATTGGGCTCTGCTTAATCGGCGAAAAATTGGATCCCTTGTGAGAAGTGGAAGCGTCAATTGGATTCGGCGATGGAGAAGACGAATTAACGCAGGAGAacgtaagagagagagagagagacaacgGAAGGAATGACAGGGCACGAGCGAGAGAGGAGATGGATTGAGATGGGATTGCGAAACCCTTGTTTTAATTCTCCTAATCTTGTGTTTATAGTCCCCTTTCTGTAAGTTATCCAAACATGGAGAGATTTGTGAATACCAAGGGGTTGGTATAAATTTGAGAACaggaaaatgatttgaaatcctaGGAGACGAGATTGaattctttttagttttggttatatataatttttgcTTTTAAACTTCAcaaaattcacaacttattgaaatccttccaaattttaatttttttaatatattttgattttgaaagattttaaaatcctttataatcttttaattgactacatttaaattttaaatagattctaaaatattttaattaacaaCATcagaattttaaaatattttaaaatactcTTAAATTGAGTTTGACTATTCCTCTAAATATCAAGCACAATAATATCTAGACCACGGTATTATAATCTAAATATcacaataatatattataatgggtcctattataataattacaataataatattatatataaaaagcaAAAGGGGCTTTTAGCTTTTCTAATTTACATAACAGATAAGCTGAAAAGTCTTGAATCAGTAAAAGCAAAAGGAGCTTTTTCTTCGAAGTTAAAAACAGAAAAGGAGGAGTTTTAGAGATGGTTTTGGGAATCAGATTGAgattcaaaattaacaaagtgAAAACGAAAGCTCTCACCAGCAGACAGAGACGATGGAGATGACTGAGCAATTGCAGACAGAGACGATAGAGACGACAGAGCAGTTGCAGACAGAGACGATAGAGACGACAGAGCAGTTGCAGACAGAAACAATAGAGACAACGGAGCAGTTGCAGACAGAGACAATAGAGACGACGGAGCAATTGCAGACGACAAGTCTGATTTCTGAGGTTCGAGTGAGGAAAAATAGGTAAATTCGAGTTTTATAcccaaaatcattttgttttttagtcAACAATTGTTTCAGTTTAGCTAATTTTTTTGAATCAATCTCGATTCAGTGTGgatttattgaattttttttctttctgattaTCCTCTGTTttaggggtgtattcaattgtgATTTGGAGggatttccatttttttaatgaatctagggtattcaatcagaattttaagtgattctctgaaatttaatgtgtattcatttagaattttaagatagtttattaaaattcttaaaaatttgggtgtattcaattaggattttaaggaagtttataacatttcatgggtatttaattaggaattgattttaaaggatttgagaaaattgaggaattagagagatatcgtagtgtattttaagcattcataaatttcacattttctcatgagatttcgagagaattgaatcaaaagtttatatgaaatctctacaaatcaattaaactctataaaaattcatggatttataaatccattaaactcttttaaattctcaattgaatacaccccttaGTTTGAAACGTATCCGAAAGGTATGATCCTCGTATCTCGATAGTATGATACGTGGTGATTGGAACAATTATGAAGCTTCCTATATATTTTAGGATGTAGTACATTACATAAAGTACTGGTTTAGTATTgagatatttttataaaaaatgggtataaaaaaaaattaagctcAAAAAGATGTTtagtaaatacttaaaaacaacttattttcacaattttaagcgaaaaaaactgaaaacatgaAGTAGTAAAAATTAGCTTATTCTCACGACACAACGGAAACGGTCTTTTTTCAAAGAACATTAATACCAAACCAGACCACAATCTTAACTCCTTATTTAGTTGTTTGCTTCTTGTGTCTTAAAAAAAGATTTCCGCTCTGTGGGGAAGGAACAGAAGCAACATATGGTCGTCGCAAccacaagaagaagaagcggcCAGTTCTGAGAATGATGAAACTACAACCTATGTACAAGAAGAACCCTGTGAGTATAAATTATTATGAATTGTTGGAACTAACAActggtttttgtttgtttaattatgtGGTTGAGAATCGAACAAAATTAATTGTATGATGCAGGTGAAACGGATCTTTATCACCGATGAAGATGACGTCTGGTGGCACTGAGCAAGCGATGGGAGAGCAGCTTGGCGAAAATAAGGCAACCTGAGCCTGGCCGAGTTGGGCTGCAGTTGGTGGGTGCGAGTTGACAGTTTTCTCAATCAAAAGTTTCCTAATCCGCTTCGCAAAATTTGAGATTTGATTAATACGTACTAGCATATGCCCATAAAGTGTTTCTgaacatttttttacttttgtttttagaatggaaggagaaggaagagaacGTGGGatgaggagagaggagagaggagagagttttttttttttttttttaatgcatacTGCCTGCCTATGTTATTTATTTCTGTTCAGTTTTGATTAGAGTGTTGGAATGGTAATTTTATGAAGTTCTGGTTGACAATTAAGattctattaatatgtagtttagataattattatttttattcaaTATATCTAtactatgtagttttgataattacattttttttcttttgtatgtAATGTTTTGAAACTTTTTTGGCTCGAAATCGACTAAAATCAGATGTTCCTATCCAAGTTGCACTCTCAAACCTTCCCACCGAATCGTGACTAACACAGTacatggtattttttttttaaaggtcgtacccagtgcataaAGCTCCCGCTTTACTCAGGTCCGGAAGAGGTGAATGacatggtattttttttttttataaaaaattaaaaaaaaaattactacatTAATCGCTTAGGGCGTAGAGTCTAGTTGATGAATTGTGTACTCCAAAACCTGACACCTACACTCCAAACCCTAAACTCCTCCTGAGAGCATTTTAGAATCGTAAACTTACAATGATCAATACAAATCGTGATAGACTTTTTAAAATCTTTAATATTCTTGATTTACGACCGTTTGAATTTCAATAATTGACACTCAAATTTTCAGTGTCCAAAATACAGCCAACCTTAATTCCTCTTCATTTATAAGTaaaaggtcttaagttcgattctcgctaaagatgaatttgaatcacattattactagtttaTTGTGAGGTTAGCCCACCCctttcccttagtgtagataatatcgtttgttcaaaataaataaataaatacagtAAACCCAAATTCGACCCCCAATCTCTCCTTCTTGACTCTCATAAAGAAATATACCATTCAATAATCTATTTCCAAGCGAGCAAATAGGAAAGTACTTCCAGTCTCTGCTTCATGATTTAGCACTCAGAAGTGCATCAGAAAATGGCCAAATATTTATAGCACTCAGAACACGAATAAGAGAGCTTGGCATCTGCTCAGCCAACCTCTTCTAGCCACCAGTGAATTGCTCAGCATCTGCTCAGAACACGAACGAGTGAATTGCTTGGTTAGCTTCATGTTTTACCCACCGCCACTGAATCCAACAATACAGAATGGTAAAGTGCAAGAGTGAGATCCCATTTCTACCATCTGACCTCTATAGATTGAAGTAGTAATGTTTGTTTTGTATCAAATACGCAAAGAGTACTGCATTCCTGAAGCAAATAATACGTGGTATTTCATCACCTATGGCCGCCTGGATCAGACTCGAATTGGTAAAATGTTAAGGGACATTGGATTAATGGCAAAGAATTTGACGTCCTTTATGAGGGCAAGAAAGTCAGTGTCAAACGGAAACTGAAGTATTGTGAAGTGGATCGTGACCGAATATAAGATGATCGAGTACAAACTTGATCCTGCTGTTGCAGATAAGCCAAGGAAGGCAGATTTTCTGGTCCATTTGTAAGCTGTACAAGGATGATGAGAGTTGTCTGGATGTGCAGAAATTAGTGCAAAGTCTTTCAACGGTGGTGCAAGTGCTGTTCtatgttttattttgttcttctaAGATTTGAACTTGTGGAACTCCGAGGTTGGAGGTATATTGAGTTTCCGTATCTTGGGAAAATACTATGCTGAGAGACGATCTTTTGATTCATATTTTAGATCACGTATAACAGATGATGGTTGGATATTTATGCGCCTTTTTCATTACTGATTCTACATATCACCCTTTTCTATcaggtgtgatattcacacaccattttttacttttctcacacctttttaattttcgaccgtcgaatcggatgaattaaagaagatcaaatgacaaaaattaacaagagatgtggaataaataaaaaatgatgtgtggataacacatcccTTCTACAATTGAGATAAATTAGACCCTACATATTTTCCCTTTCACAATAAATGTTGCTAAAGTTACTTT
Encoded proteins:
- the LOC103420139 gene encoding uncharacterized protein, which codes for MEMTEQLQTETIETTEQLQTETIETTEQLQTETIETTEQLQTETIETTEQLQTTSLISEVRVRKNRFPLCGEGTEATYGRRNHKKKKRPVLRMMKLQPMYKKNPVKRIFITDEDDVWWH